Proteins found in one Lycium ferocissimum isolate CSIRO_LF1 chromosome 6, AGI_CSIRO_Lferr_CH_V1, whole genome shotgun sequence genomic segment:
- the LOC132059035 gene encoding zinc finger CCCH domain-containing protein ZFN-like isoform X2 yields the protein MKGEYPERLGQPECQYYLKTGTCKFGATCKFHHPKDKAGIAGRVTLNVLGYPLRPNETECAYYIRTGQCKFGSTCKYHHPQPSNMMVSLRGSPVYPPVPSATTPGQLSYPLSRGSFIPGARWQSPSGYTPLIMPQGVVSVPGFAYSGQMGSVSSPEGQQQTAGNSQVYGTSRSSDPATMGSQGVTSPYRQASGPMGYYALQGENVFPERPGQPECEFYLKTGDCKFGAVCRFHHPRERLIPPPDCLLSPIGLPLRPGEPLCIFYSRYGICKFGPSCKFDHPMTVFTYSISASSSTTDAPTGQRLLGSTSGTSALNLTSEGLVEAVSTKPRRLSLSETRKGDNNIDREG from the exons TACTACTTGAAGACGGGAACTTGCAAATTTGGAGCCACTTGCAAATTTCACCATCCTAAAGACAAGGCTGGGATTGCTGGAAGAGTTACCCTAAATGTCTTGGGCTATCCACTTCGCCCG AATGAGACTGAATGTGCTTATTACATCAGAACTGGACAGTGCAAGTTTGGAAGTACCTGTAAATATCACCATCCTCAACCTTCTAACATGATGGTCTCCTTACGTGGTTCCCCTGTTTATCCTCCCGTTCCTTCTGCAACAACTCCTGGTCAGCTGTCCTATCCCTTGTCCAGAGGTTCTTTTATCCCTGGTGCACGCTGGCAAAGTCCTTCAGGTTACACTCCATTGATAATGCCTCAGGGAGTAGTATCAGTTCCAGGATTTGCATACAGT GGTCAGATGGGCTCAGTTTCTTCTCCCGAGGGCCAGCAACAGACAGCTGGAAATAGCCAGGTCTATGGAACTTCACGATCCAGTGATCCAGCAACCATGGGATCCCAAGGAGTTACTTCCCCATATCGTCAAGCTTCTGGTCCTATGGGGTACTATGCATTGCAAGGGGAGAATGTCTTCCCTGAACGACCTGGACAGCCTGAATGCGAGTTTTACTTGAAGACCGGAGACTGCAAGTTTGGTGCTGTTTGTAGATTCCATCATCCAAGGGAAAGGCTGATTCCTCCCCCTGATTGTTTGCTAAGTCCCATTGGACTTCCTTTACGCCCT GGAGAACCATTGTGTATTTTCTATTCCAGATATGGGATCTGCAAATTTGGCCCAAGTTGCAAGTTTGATCACCCAATGACGGTTTTCACTTATAGTATCTCAGCATCATCATCTACTACTGATGCTCCTACAGGTCAGCGTCTATTGGGTTCAACCTCAGGAACCAGTGCGTTGAACTTGACTTCAGAAGGGCTTGTCGAAGCAGTGTCAACGAAGCCCAGGCGACTGTCACTCTCAGAAACAAGAAAGGGTGATAATAACATTGACAGAGAGGGATGA